In the Bos javanicus breed banteng chromosome 28, ARS-OSU_banteng_1.0, whole genome shotgun sequence genome, one interval contains:
- the LOC133240314 gene encoding cytochrome c oxidase assembly factor 6 homolog isoform X1, whose translation MDLSPLGMAAPTMKERQACWGARDEYWKCLDENTEDASKCKKLRSSFESSCPQQWIKYFDKRRDYLKFKEKFEAGDFQPSKMTAKS comes from the exons ATGGA CTTGAGTCCGCTAGGAATGGCAGCCCCAACTATGAAAGAAAGGCAGGCTTGCTGGGGAGCCCGCGATGAGTACTGGAAGTGTTTAGATGAAAATACAGAGGATGCTTCTAAGTGCAAGAAGTTAAGAAGCTCATTTGAATCAAGTTGTCCCCAACAGTGG ataaaatattttgataaaagaaGAGACTacttaaaattcaaagaaaaatttgaagcagGAGATTTCCAGCCTTCGAAAATGACTGCAAAGTCCTAG
- the LOC133240314 gene encoding cytochrome c oxidase assembly factor 6 homolog isoform X2, producing the protein MAAPTMKERQACWGARDEYWKCLDENTEDASKCKKLRSSFESSCPQQWIKYFDKRRDYLKFKEKFEAGDFQPSKMTAKS; encoded by the exons ATGGCAGCCCCAACTATGAAAGAAAGGCAGGCTTGCTGGGGAGCCCGCGATGAGTACTGGAAGTGTTTAGATGAAAATACAGAGGATGCTTCTAAGTGCAAGAAGTTAAGAAGCTCATTTGAATCAAGTTGTCCCCAACAGTGG ataaaatattttgataaaagaaGAGACTacttaaaattcaaagaaaaatttgaagcagGAGATTTCCAGCCTTCGAAAATGACTGCAAAGTCCTAG